From a region of the Gemmatimonadota bacterium genome:
- the ubiE gene encoding bifunctional demethylmenaquinone methyltransferase/2-methoxy-6-polyprenyl-1,4-benzoquinol methylase UbiE, translating into MSLEDRLREKDPATVARMFTEISPRYDLLNRLLSFGRDRVWRLAAVRMARPSEARRVLDLATGTGDLAFAFAQDPDFEGEVVGLDLSSEMVRRARKKAAARNVSHRVQFREGDALDIPEPDGFFDIASIGFGVRNFADLEKGLLEAHRVLTPGGRLIVLEFFRKREKAPVRFYLDHILPRVGRIISRNPSAYHYLRRTKKGFLSPDEFVSLLHSLGFAPVVVRPLTMGIAHCIVARKGSTPASRSDD; encoded by the coding sequence ATGAGCCTCGAGGACCGTCTCCGCGAGAAAGATCCCGCCACCGTCGCGCGGATGTTCACGGAAATCAGCCCCCGATACGACCTTCTCAATCGCCTCCTGTCGTTCGGGCGCGACCGGGTCTGGCGGCTGGCCGCTGTCCGCATGGCGCGTCCCTCCGAGGCGAGGCGCGTGCTGGATCTCGCCACGGGAACCGGAGATCTGGCCTTTGCCTTCGCGCAGGATCCCGACTTCGAGGGCGAAGTGGTCGGCCTTGACCTCAGTTCGGAGATGGTCCGGCGCGCACGCAAGAAGGCCGCCGCCCGAAATGTCTCGCACCGCGTGCAGTTTCGCGAAGGAGACGCGCTCGACATCCCGGAACCCGACGGCTTCTTCGACATCGCGTCCATCGGATTCGGCGTCCGCAACTTCGCCGATCTCGAAAAGGGCCTCCTCGAAGCCCACCGCGTCCTCACGCCCGGCGGGAGGCTCATCGTCCTGGAGTTCTTCCGGAAGCGGGAGAAGGCCCCCGTCCGGTTCTACCTCGACCACATCCTCCCGCGAGTCGGCCGGATCATCTCCCGCAATCCCTCCGCGTACCACTACCTCCGCCGCACAAAGAAGGGGTTCCTCTCGCCGGACGAGTTCGTCTCGCTGCTGCACTCTCTGGGATTTGCCCCGGTCGTCGTAAGACCGTTGACGATGGGGATCGCGCACTGCATCGTCGCCCGAAAAGGGTCCACGCCCGCCTCGCGGAGTGACGATTGA
- a CDS encoding TonB-dependent receptor: MRFHFKDTLVPILMLLALCLAAAAPVAAGTASIRGSVTDGGTGAALFSANVVLSNASGQTVNGRLTGESGKFVFADLAAGTYSVRVSYMGYSAWSGDVTVSGGEAARISVELSETAFEMDAVQVTASRRPEKIVDAPAAVHVVNQGDIQSRETLTPADHLTTVPGVDVVRAGINQSNVVVRGFNNVFSGATLTLVDNRIARVPSLRVNAYQFIPTPTEEFERIEVVSGPGSALYGPNSANGVVHMVTRSPFSSEGTTVSVAAGTRNIITRSIRHAVKLSDRAAFRVSLQHQEGEDWEYVDPVEQYYRQVAIDDGADPATLLIGARDYHVDRLGVEGRLDVHLTPEATFILNGGVNEASNIEMTGLGTGQVKDYQYSYAQGRLLYRDWFLQSFVNQSDAGDTYLLRTGAPIVDESKLFVTQIQHGAALGANQDFTYGVDILNTRPDTRGTINGRNEESDAIDEFGAYLQSETRLGRGLKLVAAARLDDHSHLEDRVFSPRAAVVFGPTDAHTVRATFNRAFSTPTSNNLFLDLLALEDLGGLGMDLWAKGVPADGFTFARNDALGGVGGLFMQSPFTPDILGGPAQPLPADATLMWGAIQAIMAAQGVDISGIPDPAVIAPGTVGTTLRVLNTTSGEFDEVDPSYVTDVDRIRPTITETMELGYKGMVGSRISVAVDLYHSKVTDFVSALRVETPNVFYDPATLAAYLGGLGLPPDQVASLAEGIAGIPVGTITPEGSEDPTDLIMTYRNFGDFDLDGLDLSVQCALSRLWTAGFNYSHVTKDVFTDDGGMGEIALNSPKNKAGATLAYHDAATGFNAKARLRWVESFPVNSGAFVGTVDEYTTVDLTAGYRIGEGTRVDLTVQNLLDNLHQEIIGAPELGRLAMLRISQSF; encoded by the coding sequence ATGCGCTTCCATTTCAAGGATACTCTTGTCCCCATTCTGATGCTGCTGGCTCTCTGCCTGGCGGCAGCCGCCCCCGTCGCGGCCGGCACGGCCTCCATCCGGGGCTCCGTCACAGACGGCGGCACCGGCGCGGCCCTGTTCTCGGCCAATGTCGTCCTGTCGAACGCCTCAGGCCAGACGGTCAACGGTCGGCTGACCGGCGAGTCCGGCAAGTTCGTGTTCGCCGACCTCGCGGCGGGCACCTACTCCGTCCGCGTCTCCTACATGGGCTACTCCGCCTGGTCGGGCGATGTCACCGTCTCCGGTGGAGAAGCCGCCCGCATCTCGGTGGAGCTCTCCGAGACGGCGTTTGAGATGGATGCGGTGCAGGTCACCGCCTCGCGCCGCCCGGAGAAGATCGTGGACGCCCCGGCAGCGGTGCATGTCGTGAATCAGGGGGATATCCAGAGCCGAGAGACGCTGACTCCGGCGGACCACCTGACGACGGTGCCCGGCGTGGATGTGGTCCGCGCGGGCATCAACCAGTCGAATGTCGTGGTGCGCGGGTTCAACAATGTGTTCTCCGGCGCCACGCTGACCCTCGTGGACAACCGGATTGCCCGCGTCCCGTCGCTCCGGGTGAACGCCTACCAGTTCATCCCCACGCCGACCGAGGAGTTCGAGCGGATCGAAGTCGTCTCCGGCCCCGGTTCGGCACTCTACGGCCCGAACAGCGCCAACGGCGTCGTCCACATGGTGACGCGCTCTCCGTTCTCGTCGGAAGGGACGACCGTGAGCGTCGCCGCCGGGACGCGCAACATCATCACGCGCTCCATCCGCCATGCGGTGAAGCTGAGCGACCGGGCGGCCTTCCGGGTCTCGCTCCAGCATCAGGAGGGCGAAGACTGGGAGTATGTGGATCCGGTCGAGCAGTACTACCGCCAGGTGGCCATCGACGATGGTGCGGACCCCGCGACGCTCCTGATCGGTGCCCGGGACTACCATGTGGACCGGCTGGGAGTGGAAGGTCGCCTGGATGTCCATCTGACTCCGGAAGCCACCTTCATCCTGAACGGCGGCGTCAACGAAGCGTCGAACATTGAGATGACCGGCCTCGGGACCGGGCAGGTCAAGGACTACCAGTACTCCTACGCACAGGGGCGTCTGCTGTACCGCGACTGGTTCCTCCAGTCCTTCGTGAACCAGAGCGATGCCGGAGACACCTACCTGCTGCGGACGGGAGCCCCGATCGTCGACGAGTCCAAGCTCTTCGTCACCCAGATCCAGCACGGTGCCGCCCTCGGCGCGAATCAGGACTTCACCTACGGGGTGGACATCCTGAATACCCGCCCCGACACCAGGGGCACCATCAACGGGCGAAACGAGGAGTCCGACGCCATCGACGAGTTCGGTGCGTACCTCCAGAGCGAAACCCGCCTGGGGAGAGGACTGAAGCTGGTGGCCGCCGCGCGACTGGACGACCACAGCCATCTGGAGGATCGGGTCTTCTCGCCGCGGGCCGCGGTGGTCTTCGGCCCGACGGATGCCCACACGGTCCGCGCCACCTTCAACCGTGCGTTCAGTACGCCGACCTCCAACAACCTCTTCCTGGATCTTCTCGCGCTGGAAGACCTCGGCGGACTCGGCATGGATCTGTGGGCCAAGGGGGTCCCCGCGGACGGATTCACCTTCGCTCGGAATGACGCCCTCGGTGGTGTGGGCGGGCTCTTCATGCAGTCACCGTTCACGCCGGACATCCTGGGTGGCCCGGCGCAACCGCTGCCCGCGGACGCCACGCTCATGTGGGGCGCCATTCAGGCCATCATGGCGGCTCAGGGCGTGGACATTTCCGGCATTCCGGATCCTGCCGTGATCGCCCCGGGAACCGTCGGCACGACGCTCCGCGTTCTCAACACCACGAGCGGCGAGTTCGACGAGGTGGACCCGTCCTATGTCACCGATGTGGACCGCATCCGGCCCACCATTACGGAGACCATGGAACTGGGATACAAGGGGATGGTCGGCAGCCGCATCTCCGTGGCCGTGGACCTTTACCACAGCAAGGTCACCGACTTCGTCTCCGCGCTTCGTGTCGAGACGCCGAATGTGTTCTACGATCCCGCGACGCTGGCCGCGTACCTCGGGGGGCTCGGCCTTCCTCCGGATCAGGTGGCCTCACTCGCGGAGGGCATCGCGGGCATCCCGGTCGGCACCATCACACCGGAAGGCTCGGAGGATCCCACGGATCTCATCATGACCTATCGCAACTTCGGGGACTTCGACCTCGACGGGCTGGACCTCAGCGTCCAGTGCGCACTCTCGCGTCTGTGGACCGCGGGGTTCAACTACTCGCATGTGACGAAGGATGTGTTCACGGATGACGGCGGAATGGGCGAGATCGCGCTGAACTCACCCAAGAACAAGGCGGGGGCCACGCTGGCCTACCATGATGCCGCCACGGGCTTCAACGCAAAGGCCCGGCTGCGCTGGGTGGAGTCCTTCCCGGTGAACTCCGGCGCGTTTGTCGGCACCGTGGACGAGTACACGACCGTGGACCTCACGGCCGGATACCGCATCGGCGAAGGAACCCGCGTTGACCTGACGGTCCAGAACCTGCTCGACAACCTGCACCAGGAGATCATTGGCGCGCCGGAACTCGGACGCCTGGCGATGCTCCGGATTTCGCAGTCGTTCTAG
- a CDS encoding CoA-acylating methylmalonate-semialdehyde dehydrogenase — translation MTAGTTPVRLKNLIAGRWTDSVAETTTPVFNPAHGTVQAEVPWSEPEEVDAAVRAAAEAYPAWRETPVAARARVLFAYRELVGRHAKELAEIVTSEHGKIITDAMGSVIRGQEIIDFACGIPTLLQGDSSELTGPGIDCVSHRQPLGVCVGITPFNFPAMVPMWMIPLAIGCGNTFVLKPSEKTPRTSERMLELLAEAGCPDGVVNLVHGGKETVEALVRHPQVRAVSSVGSTAAALATYRLAANEGKRVQALGGAKNHLVVMPDADLDMTVDSIIGAAYGSAGERCMAISVVVAVGDVAEPIRERLAAAAGALRTGPGMDPANDMGPLITAEHRDRVASFVDQGVSGGADLVVDGRGLVVPGHEDGFFLGPTLFDHVKPDMTIYTEEIFGPVLCMVRVPDFESALALVNAGKVGNGTALFTRSGHFAREYERRVEVGMVGINVPIPVPMAYYPFSGWKGSFFGDLHVHGRDGVAFYTETKVVTKRWPRPEEVKGPDFSFPQST, via the coding sequence ATGACCGCAGGCACCACGCCCGTCCGCCTGAAGAACCTGATCGCGGGGCGCTGGACGGACTCCGTCGCGGAAACCACCACCCCCGTCTTCAACCCCGCCCACGGCACCGTTCAGGCGGAAGTCCCGTGGTCGGAACCGGAGGAAGTGGACGCGGCGGTCCGCGCGGCCGCAGAGGCATATCCGGCATGGCGGGAGACGCCGGTTGCCGCGCGCGCGCGGGTGCTCTTCGCCTATCGAGAACTGGTGGGGCGCCACGCGAAGGAACTCGCGGAGATCGTCACCTCCGAGCACGGCAAGATCATCACCGACGCCATGGGGTCGGTGATCCGGGGCCAGGAGATCATCGACTTCGCCTGCGGCATTCCAACCCTCCTGCAGGGAGACTCCAGCGAACTGACCGGGCCGGGCATCGACTGCGTGAGCCATCGCCAGCCGCTGGGGGTCTGCGTGGGGATCACGCCGTTCAACTTCCCGGCCATGGTCCCCATGTGGATGATCCCGCTCGCGATCGGCTGCGGGAACACCTTCGTCCTCAAACCCTCGGAGAAGACGCCACGGACTTCCGAGCGAATGCTGGAGCTGCTGGCGGAGGCGGGTTGCCCGGACGGCGTCGTGAATCTGGTTCACGGCGGGAAGGAGACGGTCGAGGCGCTCGTCCGCCATCCGCAGGTTCGGGCGGTCTCCTCCGTGGGGAGCACGGCCGCCGCACTGGCCACCTACCGTCTGGCCGCGAACGAAGGCAAGCGCGTGCAGGCTCTCGGCGGCGCGAAGAACCATCTGGTGGTCATGCCGGATGCGGATCTGGACATGACGGTGGACTCCATCATCGGGGCGGCGTACGGCAGCGCGGGAGAGCGCTGCATGGCGATCAGCGTCGTCGTGGCGGTGGGCGATGTGGCGGAGCCGATCCGCGAGCGACTTGCCGCGGCGGCCGGTGCCCTTCGCACCGGTCCGGGCATGGACCCGGCCAACGACATGGGTCCGCTCATCACGGCGGAGCACCGGGATCGTGTCGCCTCCTTTGTCGACCAGGGAGTGTCCGGGGGAGCGGACCTGGTCGTGGACGGGCGCGGCCTGGTGGTCCCCGGGCACGAAGACGGCTTCTTCCTCGGACCCACACTGTTCGACCATGTGAAGCCCGACATGACCATCTACACCGAGGAGATCTTCGGACCCGTGCTGTGCATGGTCCGCGTCCCGGACTTCGAGTCCGCGCTCGCCCTGGTAAACGCGGGCAAGGTCGGCAACGGCACGGCGCTCTTCACGCGGAGCGGGCACTTCGCACGGGAGTACGAGCGACGCGTGGAAGTGGGGATGGTCGGCATCAATGTGCCGATCCCGGTGCCGATGGCCTACTACCCCTTCTCCGGATGGAAGGGGAGTTTCTTCGGCGACCTGCATGTCCACGGGCGCGACGGCGTCGCGTTCTACACGGAGACGAAGGTCGTGACGAAGCGGTGGCCCCGCCCGGAGGAAGTGAAGGGGCCTGACTTCTCGTTCCCGCAGTCCACCTGA
- a CDS encoding GNAT family N-acetyltransferase, with protein sequence MEHERRTPDIRRVGAAEVLPLRARVLRRGMEGEPAAFAEDADSRSFHLAAGFPGEIVGVVSVLPAPFPGPPEEAGWRLRGMAVREDLRGRGVGALLLRAVDGVMAGEGRPGPLWANARTGAVGFYIRHGWRVLGDEFDIPPIGPHLRILRVAEEAGQSPARGSSK encoded by the coding sequence GTGGAGCATGAGCGCCGGACGCCGGACATTCGGAGAGTGGGGGCGGCAGAGGTGCTGCCGCTTCGTGCGCGCGTTCTGCGTCGCGGCATGGAGGGAGAGCCCGCCGCCTTCGCGGAGGATGCGGATTCGCGGAGCTTCCACCTGGCTGCCGGTTTCCCCGGGGAGATCGTCGGCGTGGTCAGCGTTCTGCCCGCTCCCTTCCCCGGGCCGCCGGAGGAGGCGGGGTGGCGGCTTCGCGGGATGGCGGTGCGGGAGGATCTGCGGGGACGCGGAGTCGGCGCGCTTCTTCTTCGCGCGGTGGATGGCGTGATGGCCGGAGAGGGTCGCCCCGGGCCTCTCTGGGCGAATGCCCGGACGGGAGCCGTGGGGTTTTACATTCGCCACGGTTGGCGGGTCCTGGGTGACGAGTTCGATATCCCCCCGATCGGACCGCACCTGCGCATCCTCCGCGTGGCGGAGGAGGCGGGTCAGTCGCCCGCGAGAGGTTCGTCGAAGTAG
- a CDS encoding Na/Pi symporter, translating into MTARIQKVLFLAILLYFFLVFIALMGVAFKLLGKDFSAALIQSTSHPVVGLMIGMLATAIIQSSSTTTALVVGMVAAGALTVHGAVPLIMGANIGTTVTNTMVAMASVNRREEFRRSFAGATMHDFFNLMSLAILFPLEIRFGFLERMAGAASQMLVGGAEVEFHSPVKAATKPVAKAVAHALEDAGLSDPVTGGVCLLLALGGIFLVLLRLPKMMRELFLARAEGAFFQHMRRGGLSGILVGTFITVLVQSSSITTSLLVPMIGAGILPMEGAFAITLGANIGTTVTALLASTAGSREGVTIALVHLFFNIAGIALIYPVRAVRRLPIRMAEKLADLSLRSKLIPLLYLLSLFFLLPGLVILAQRLIPGG; encoded by the coding sequence TTGACCGCCCGGATTCAGAAGGTCCTCTTCCTCGCCATCCTGCTCTACTTCTTCCTCGTGTTCATCGCGCTCATGGGCGTGGCGTTCAAGCTCCTCGGGAAGGACTTCAGCGCGGCCCTCATCCAGTCCACCTCGCATCCGGTCGTGGGGCTCATGATCGGGATGCTCGCCACGGCGATCATCCAGAGTTCCTCCACCACGACCGCCCTCGTCGTGGGGATGGTAGCCGCCGGGGCGCTCACCGTTCACGGTGCGGTCCCCCTGATCATGGGCGCGAACATCGGCACCACCGTCACGAACACGATGGTCGCGATGGCTTCCGTCAATCGCCGCGAGGAGTTCCGCCGCTCCTTCGCGGGCGCCACGATGCACGACTTCTTCAACCTGATGAGTCTGGCCATCCTGTTCCCGCTGGAAATCCGCTTCGGGTTCCTCGAACGGATGGCGGGCGCGGCCTCACAGATGCTCGTCGGTGGAGCGGAGGTGGAGTTCCACAGCCCGGTGAAGGCGGCCACGAAGCCCGTCGCCAAGGCCGTGGCCCATGCGCTCGAAGACGCGGGCCTCTCCGACCCGGTCACCGGGGGCGTCTGCCTCCTTCTGGCGCTCGGCGGGATCTTCCTCGTGCTGCTCCGGCTCCCGAAGATGATGCGCGAACTCTTCCTCGCACGCGCGGAGGGTGCCTTCTTCCAGCATATGCGGCGCGGCGGCCTCTCCGGGATTCTCGTGGGGACCTTCATCACCGTGCTCGTGCAGTCCAGTTCCATCACGACCTCCCTGCTCGTGCCGATGATCGGGGCGGGCATCCTGCCGATGGAAGGCGCGTTCGCCATCACACTCGGCGCGAATATCGGCACGACCGTCACCGCCCTTCTCGCCTCCACGGCCGGAAGCCGGGAGGGGGTCACCATTGCGCTCGTGCACCTGTTCTTCAACATCGCTGGGATCGCCCTCATCTATCCCGTCCGCGCCGTCAGGAGGCTTCCCATTCGCATGGCTGAGAAACTTGCGGACCTGTCGCTGCGATCGAAACTGATCCCCCTTCTCTATCTCTTGTCCCTGTTCTTCCTGCTGCCCGGCCTCGTCATTCTGGCGCAGCGGTTGATACCCGGGGGATAA
- a CDS encoding PhoU domain-containing protein: MFKSLANFFRGVDWTDEIVESFDRMLALAEENFILCADTLFDAENPEAIRDDLYARDREINHRERKIRRRIISHLAANPSDHEIPTAFILTSLVKDAERIGDYVKNLYEVHQIHGGKDLCREAYDRHFDGVRTLAKELFIETRGCFSDSDTDRARRVIETGREAMRRCDEALPVIASGDHEVPEAVSLVLTARYYKRILAHLVNIATAVVMPADKVDYFDEPLAGD; encoded by the coding sequence ATGTTCAAGTCCCTTGCGAACTTCTTTCGTGGAGTCGACTGGACCGACGAAATCGTTGAGAGCTTCGACCGGATGCTGGCACTCGCCGAGGAGAACTTCATCCTCTGCGCCGACACGCTCTTCGATGCCGAAAATCCCGAAGCCATCCGCGACGATCTCTACGCCCGGGACCGCGAGATCAACCACCGCGAGAGGAAGATCCGGCGGCGCATCATCTCGCATCTGGCGGCCAACCCGAGCGACCACGAAATCCCGACCGCCTTCATCCTCACCAGTCTCGTGAAGGACGCCGAGCGCATCGGCGACTATGTGAAGAACCTCTACGAGGTCCACCAGATCCACGGCGGGAAGGACCTCTGCCGGGAAGCCTACGATCGGCACTTCGATGGGGTCCGCACGCTGGCGAAGGAGCTCTTTATCGAGACCCGCGGGTGTTTTTCCGACAGCGACACCGACCGCGCCCGCCGTGTCATTGAGACCGGACGGGAGGCCATGCGCCGCTGCGACGAGGCGCTCCCGGTGATCGCTTCCGGGGACCACGAAGTGCCCGAAGCCGTGTCGCTCGTGCTGACGGCCCGCTACTACAAGCGGATTCTCGCGCATCTGGTGAACATCGCGACGGCGGTCGTGATGCCCGCCGACAAGGTGGACTACTTCGACGAACCTCTCGCGGGCGACTGA
- a CDS encoding saccharopine dehydrogenase C-terminal domain-containing protein: MNILVLGSGLMGYAAAFDLARSPGVTGVTLADQDAKTLESARSRIAEATGRAIDTVRVELPEDPTLPELLARHDACLSAVPYFFNAALARAAVGARTHFCDLGGNNTVVAEELALDADARRGGVRIIPDCGLAPGMVNVVAARAVELLGEGVVDHLRIRVGGLPAHPEPPLDYALFFSVHGLINEYIEPCLVLRDGETFTVDGLSETEEIEFAPPFGKMEAFQTSGGASTMPHSFRGRVRNLDYKTIRYPGHARQVRLLFDLGLGSTEPVALADGSTVAPRKLLTRLLETHLPPPGEDVILVRVEAEAGRDGATRRYRAELLCRPDRFGRSAMMRTTADPASVIAQMMVRGETGEPGAATPERAVPPGIFLRHLAERDLDLRETLDGQPLTLPDDRA, encoded by the coding sequence GTGAACATCCTGGTACTGGGCTCGGGGCTCATGGGTTACGCGGCGGCGTTCGACCTCGCGCGGAGCCCCGGGGTAACCGGCGTGACCCTCGCCGATCAGGACGCGAAGACGCTGGAGAGCGCGCGCTCCCGCATCGCGGAGGCGACCGGCCGCGCCATCGACACCGTTCGCGTCGAACTCCCGGAAGACCCCACGCTGCCTGAGCTGCTCGCCCGACACGACGCCTGCCTGTCCGCCGTCCCGTACTTCTTCAACGCGGCCCTCGCCCGCGCCGCCGTCGGGGCGAGGACGCACTTCTGCGATCTCGGCGGGAACAATACGGTCGTCGCGGAAGAACTCGCGCTCGACGCCGACGCCCGGCGCGGCGGCGTCCGCATCATCCCCGACTGCGGGCTTGCGCCGGGGATGGTCAATGTCGTCGCGGCGCGTGCCGTGGAGCTTCTCGGCGAAGGCGTGGTGGACCACCTTCGGATTCGTGTCGGCGGCCTCCCGGCCCACCCCGAGCCGCCCCTCGACTACGCCCTCTTCTTCTCGGTCCACGGCCTGATCAACGAGTACATCGAACCCTGCCTCGTTCTGCGCGATGGAGAGACCTTCACGGTCGACGGGTTGTCCGAAACGGAGGAGATCGAGTTTGCGCCGCCCTTCGGGAAGATGGAGGCATTCCAGACCTCCGGCGGGGCGTCCACCATGCCGCACTCCTTTCGCGGGCGCGTCCGCAATCTCGACTACAAGACCATCCGCTATCCCGGCCATGCCCGGCAGGTGCGGCTTCTCTTCGACCTGGGGCTCGGTTCCACGGAGCCGGTCGCGCTCGCCGACGGTTCCACCGTCGCACCCAGAAAACTGCTCACCCGTCTCCTGGAAACACACCTCCCGCCCCCCGGAGAGGATGTGATTCTCGTCCGTGTGGAAGCGGAAGCCGGGCGCGACGGCGCGACACGCCGCTACCGCGCGGAACTGCTGTGCCGCCCCGATCGCTTCGGGAGAAGCGCCATGATGCGCACCACGGCGGATCCCGCATCCGTCATCGCGCAGATGATGGTCCGTGGAGAAACCGGCGAACCGGGGGCCGCCACGCCCGAGCGAGCCGTCCCGCCCGGGATCTTCCTGCGCCACCTCGCGGAACGCGATCTCGACCTCCGCGAGACCCTCGACGGCCAGCCACTCACCCTGCCGGACGACCGGGCATGA